One window from the genome of Pseudonocardia hierapolitana encodes:
- a CDS encoding NUDIX domain-containing protein has product MTGSRHEFTVQASKDIYAGRVMALRADDVLMPSGRVAVREIVEHPGAVAIAALDADDRLMMIHQYRHAVGRRLWELPAGLLDVKGEDPLATAQRELAEETGLAAAEWSVLVDVTPSPGFTDEAVRVYLARGLTEVGRPEHADDEEADLAARWVSLPVAVRMVLSGTIINATTVAGVLAAHVLSGAPKAGRPADAPWPDRPTRFADRVAEG; this is encoded by the coding sequence ATGACCGGTTCGCGGCACGAGTTCACGGTGCAGGCCAGCAAGGACATCTACGCGGGCCGCGTCATGGCGTTGCGGGCCGATGACGTGCTGATGCCGTCGGGCCGGGTGGCCGTGCGGGAGATCGTGGAGCACCCCGGGGCCGTCGCGATCGCCGCGCTCGACGCCGACGACCGGCTGATGATGATCCACCAGTACCGGCACGCCGTCGGGCGCCGGCTCTGGGAGCTCCCCGCGGGCCTGCTCGACGTGAAGGGTGAGGACCCGCTCGCCACCGCCCAGCGCGAGCTGGCGGAGGAGACCGGGCTGGCGGCGGCGGAGTGGTCGGTGCTGGTGGACGTCACGCCCTCGCCCGGCTTCACCGACGAGGCGGTGCGCGTCTACCTCGCCCGCGGGCTCACCGAGGTGGGGCGCCCCGAGCACGCCGACGACGAGGAGGCCGACCTCGCCGCCCGCTGGGTCTCGCTGCCGGTGGCGGTGCGGATGGTGCTGTCCGGGACGATCATCAATGCCACGACCGTGGCCGGGGTACTGGCGGCGCACGTCCTGTCCGGGGCGCCGAAGGCCGGTCGGCCCGCCGACGCCCCGTGGCCGGACCGCCCCACGAGGTTCGCGGATCGGGTCGCCGAGGGCTGA
- a CDS encoding DUF1707 domain-containing protein, which produces MSTPSVRIGYVEREAAVRELGEHYTAGRLDAAEYEERTSAAYAARTADDLGPLFADLPREQPTVAIPQQATAAFPTTAVPVAYDPEAPYGRDPVSGRPYSDRLKVIAALLQLFLPFGTGRFYTGHTGLAIAQLLLVFLGVGVIWSFIDGIVLLAGDPTDPQGRPLRP; this is translated from the coding sequence GTGAGCACGCCATCGGTGCGCATCGGCTACGTCGAGCGTGAGGCGGCGGTCCGCGAGCTCGGCGAGCACTACACCGCGGGCCGGCTCGACGCCGCCGAGTACGAGGAGCGCACGTCCGCCGCCTACGCGGCCCGCACCGCCGACGACCTGGGGCCGCTCTTCGCCGACCTCCCGCGGGAGCAGCCCACCGTCGCGATCCCGCAGCAGGCCACGGCCGCCTTCCCCACCACGGCCGTGCCGGTGGCGTACGACCCGGAGGCGCCCTACGGGCGCGACCCGGTCAGCGGCCGCCCGTACTCGGACCGCCTCAAGGTGATCGCTGCGCTGCTGCAGCTGTTCCTGCCGTTCGGCACCGGGCGCTTCTACACCGGGCACACCGGACTCGCGATCGCCCAGCTGCTGCTGGTGTTCCTCGGGGTCGGGGTGATCTGGTCGTTCATCGACGGGATCGTCCTGCTGGCCGGTGACCCGACCGACCCTCAGGGCCGCCCGCTGCGCCCCTGA
- a CDS encoding YciI family protein produces the protein MVRYMLSVHSREGEVREPLTEEEMQRSHAQLRDIEREMAAEGAWVFSARLHEADTATVVRVSGDEILTTDGPFAETKDHLGGFYLIEAADLDAALGWAAKVTAAIKVPIEVRPLAGFADEPHA, from the coding sequence ATGGTGCGATACATGTTGTCCGTGCACAGCCGCGAGGGTGAGGTGCGCGAGCCGCTGACGGAGGAGGAGATGCAGCGGTCCCACGCGCAGCTCAGGGACATCGAGCGGGAGATGGCGGCAGAGGGCGCGTGGGTGTTCTCCGCGCGCCTGCACGAGGCGGACACCGCCACGGTCGTGCGCGTGTCCGGCGACGAGATCCTGACCACCGACGGTCCGTTCGCCGAGACCAAGGACCACCTCGGCGGCTTCTACCTGATCGAGGCCGCCGACCTCGACGCCGCGCTCGGCTGGGCGGCGAAGGTCACCGCGGCGATCAAGGTACCGATCGAGGTCCGTCCGCTGGCCGGCTTCGCGGATGAACCACACGCCTGA
- a CDS encoding RNA polymerase sigma factor yields the protein MNHTPDGVVDAPLIGRIFREESGRSVAALIAFCGDIDVAEDAVQEAFAIALRRWPDAGVPPNPGGWITTTARKRAIDRLRREARGRDLLGEVAALAERDGAEGRGTVPDDRLRLIFTCCHPALSAEARVALTLRLLGGLSTTEVARAFLVAEPTMAQRLVRAKRKIKAARIPYRVPEDGELPDRLRSVLAVIYLVYNAGVHNAGLAGPGLCAEAIRLARILSGLMPDEPEVAGLLALVLLIESRRASRTRPDGSLAVLGEQDRSRWDRALIEEGQAIVRGCLRRNRPGPYQIQAAINAVHADAATAEQTDWPQILALYDQLLAMAPTPVVALNLAVAVGEVHGPAPALALVDELDLGHYYAFHATRADLLRRLGRDSEAAVAYERAATMAPTDAERDFLRLGGRGRR from the coding sequence ATGAACCACACGCCTGACGGGGTGGTCGACGCGCCCCTGATCGGCCGGATCTTCCGCGAGGAGTCCGGCCGATCGGTCGCCGCCCTGATCGCGTTCTGCGGAGACATCGACGTCGCGGAGGACGCGGTGCAGGAGGCGTTCGCCATCGCGCTGCGCAGATGGCCCGACGCCGGTGTGCCGCCCAATCCCGGCGGGTGGATCACCACGACCGCCCGCAAGCGCGCCATCGACCGGCTGCGCCGGGAGGCACGGGGCAGGGATCTGCTCGGTGAGGTGGCGGCACTCGCCGAACGGGATGGTGCGGAGGGACGAGGAACCGTGCCCGACGACCGGTTGCGCCTCATCTTCACCTGCTGCCACCCGGCCCTGTCGGCCGAAGCACGGGTCGCGCTCACCCTCCGGCTGCTCGGCGGGTTGTCGACCACGGAGGTGGCCAGGGCCTTCCTGGTGGCGGAGCCGACGATGGCGCAACGGCTCGTCCGGGCCAAACGCAAGATCAAGGCCGCCCGCATCCCCTACCGCGTGCCGGAGGACGGCGAGCTGCCGGACCGGCTGCGATCCGTCCTGGCCGTCATCTACCTCGTCTACAACGCCGGGGTCCACAACGCCGGGCTCGCCGGTCCGGGACTGTGTGCGGAGGCGATCCGGCTCGCGCGGATCCTGAGCGGTCTCATGCCGGACGAGCCCGAGGTGGCCGGCCTGCTCGCACTCGTCCTGTTGATCGAGTCCCGGCGCGCGTCGCGCACGCGCCCCGACGGCTCCCTCGCGGTGCTCGGTGAGCAGGACCGTTCCCGGTGGGATCGCGCCTTGATCGAGGAGGGGCAGGCCATCGTGCGGGGATGCCTGCGCCGGAACCGTCCCGGCCCTTATCAGATCCAGGCGGCGATCAACGCCGTGCACGCCGACGCGGCCACTGCCGAGCAGACCGACTGGCCGCAGATCCTCGCCCTGTACGACCAGCTGCTGGCCATGGCGCCCACCCCCGTCGTGGCCCTCAACCTGGCCGTCGCCGTCGGCGAGGTGCACGGCCCCGCCCCCGCGCTCGCCCTGGTCGACGAGCTCGACCTCGGCCACTACTACGCCTTCCACGCCACCCGGGCGGACCTGCTGCGCAGGCTGGGCCGCGACAGCGAGGCCGCGGTCGCCTACGAACGTGCGGCCACCATGGCGCCGACCGACGCCGAACGCGACTTCCTCAGGCTCGGCGGCAGAGGCAGACGCTGA
- a CDS encoding SRPBCC family protein — translation MKLVVQELVIAAPTDVVYELLTDPVEFVRWMAEEAVLDARPGGAIRWTHANGDTCSGTYVELVPGRRVVFTYGWERPEVEIPPGSTTVEIDLTPTVDGGTLLKLVHRGLAAPAADAHDGGWHHYLGRLGRLAAGDPPGPDPFASRRVPTPAELAQR, via the coding sequence GTGAAGCTCGTCGTGCAGGAGCTGGTGATCGCCGCGCCGACGGACGTCGTCTACGAGCTGCTCACCGACCCGGTGGAGTTCGTGAGGTGGATGGCGGAGGAGGCCGTTCTGGACGCCCGCCCGGGTGGCGCCATCAGGTGGACCCACGCCAACGGCGACACCTGTTCCGGGACCTACGTCGAGCTCGTCCCCGGGCGGAGGGTGGTCTTCACCTACGGCTGGGAACGCCCGGAGGTCGAGATCCCACCCGGCTCGACCACGGTCGAGATCGACCTGACGCCCACGGTCGACGGCGGCACGCTGCTGAAGCTCGTGCACCGCGGCCTGGCAGCACCGGCCGCGGACGCGCACGACGGCGGTTGGCACCACTACCTCGGCCGACTGGGCAGGCTGGCCGCCGGAGACCCGCCGGGCCCGGACCCGTTCGCGTCCCGCCGGGTCCCGACACCGGCCGAGTTGGCCCAGCGGTGA
- a CDS encoding ArsR/SmtB family transcription factor, with the protein MTPAAGPSDDPSDEAIRAIAHPSRRTMLRLVWDRERPASELADAAGLSRPAASQHLKQLREAGLVTVRVDANRRLYRADLGRIAQVASFLDDFWSEPLRRLTAAAEAKAGNPDAGGQAP; encoded by the coding sequence GTGACCCCCGCCGCCGGCCCGTCGGACGATCCGTCGGACGAGGCGATCCGCGCCATCGCGCACCCGAGCAGGCGGACCATGCTGCGCTTAGTGTGGGACCGCGAGCGCCCGGCATCGGAGCTGGCGGACGCGGCGGGCCTGTCCCGACCGGCCGCGAGCCAGCACCTCAAGCAGCTGCGGGAGGCCGGGCTCGTCACCGTGCGGGTGGATGCGAACCGGCGGCTGTACCGGGCTGATCTGGGGCGGATCGCCCAGGTCGCGTCGTTCCTCGACGACTTCTGGTCCGAGCCGCTGCGCCGCCTGACCGCCGCGGCCGAGGCGAAGGCGGGGAACCCGGACGCCGGCGGGCAGGCGCCGTGA
- a CDS encoding TIGR03086 family metal-binding protein produces MNDTDPVRLFQRATARASTIMGGITPEQRTAGTPCSEWSVQQLIDHMTGSTDYLLAAVAGEPPSVRRGATPDDYRAGVAAALEALARPGVLDRRCASPLGFEWSVAEATAGTFMDNLVHTWDLAVATGQDPTLDVDLVDACVAMFLPDMPERGRAAGIVGPAVAVPVDASPQVRLLGAMGRRP; encoded by the coding sequence ATGAACGACACCGACCCGGTGAGGCTGTTCCAGCGGGCGACGGCCCGGGCGTCCACGATCATGGGCGGGATCACCCCGGAGCAGCGCACAGCCGGAACACCGTGTTCGGAGTGGTCCGTGCAGCAGCTCATCGACCACATGACGGGGTCCACCGACTACCTGCTCGCCGCCGTTGCGGGAGAGCCGCCGTCCGTCCGCCGGGGAGCGACCCCGGACGACTACCGGGCAGGTGTGGCGGCGGCGCTCGAGGCGCTCGCCCGCCCCGGCGTCCTGGACCGGCGGTGCGCGTCACCGCTGGGCTTCGAGTGGTCGGTCGCCGAGGCGACGGCAGGCACGTTCATGGACAACCTCGTGCACACCTGGGACCTCGCCGTCGCGACCGGGCAGGACCCGACGCTGGACGTCGACCTCGTCGACGCGTGCGTCGCGATGTTCCTCCCGGACATGCCCGAACGCGGCCGGGCGGCCGGGATCGTCGGACCGGCCGTCGCCGTCCCGGTCGACGCCTCGCCGCAGGTCCGGCTGCTCGGGGCGATGGGCCGCAGGCCGTGA
- a CDS encoding IS630 family transposase, with amino-acid sequence MAEPVRARRLTDAEGQRLTQIVRRGKHGSIRVRRAMIIMASSSGTPVPAIARLVAADEDTVRDVIHAFNRRGLAALDPQWAGGRPRLISDEDIEFVIATATTRPRKLGRPFTRWSLRKLAAYLAEHPDRPIRIGYERLRQLLRERRVSFQRTRTWKESRDPDKDAKLDRIEEVTAKFPNRCFAFDQFGPLSIRPCHGSTWALESKPTRLPATYTRTHGIRYFHGCYSLGDDQLWGVIRRRKGGDHTLAALKSIRAARPDGAPIYVILDNLSANKTPKIRAWAARNKVELCFTPTYASWANPIEAQFGPLRTFVMGASNHPNHTVLARELHAYLRWRNANARHPDVLAAQRRERARVRSERQQRWGRPRAAA; translated from the coding sequence ATGGCAGAACCGGTCAGAGCGCGCAGGCTCACCGATGCGGAGGGCCAGCGGTTGACCCAGATCGTGCGCCGGGGCAAGCACGGCTCGATCCGGGTCCGCCGAGCGATGATCATCATGGCGTCGTCGTCGGGTACTCCGGTTCCCGCGATCGCCCGGCTGGTCGCCGCGGATGAGGACACGGTCCGGGACGTGATCCACGCGTTCAACCGGCGGGGGTTGGCCGCGCTGGACCCTCAGTGGGCGGGAGGCCGTCCCCGCCTGATCAGCGATGAGGACATCGAGTTCGTCATCGCGACGGCCACCACTCGCCCGCGCAAGCTCGGGCGCCCGTTCACCCGCTGGAGCTTGCGCAAGCTCGCCGCGTATCTGGCCGAGCACCCGGACCGACCGATACGGATTGGGTACGAGCGGCTGCGTCAACTGCTGCGTGAGCGGCGGGTGTCGTTCCAGCGGACCCGGACCTGGAAGGAGTCGCGCGACCCGGACAAGGACGCCAAGCTGGACCGGATCGAGGAAGTGACCGCCAAGTTCCCGAACCGGTGCTTCGCGTTCGACCAGTTCGGGCCGCTGTCGATCCGCCCCTGCCACGGCTCCACCTGGGCGCTCGAGTCCAAACCGACCCGGCTGCCCGCGACCTACACTCGCACGCACGGCATCCGCTACTTCCACGGCTGCTACAGCCTCGGCGATGACCAGCTCTGGGGTGTCATCCGGCGCCGCAAAGGCGGCGACCACACCCTCGCCGCACTCAAATCGATCCGAGCCGCCCGACCCGACGGCGCACCCATCTACGTGATCCTGGACAACCTGTCGGCGAACAAGACACCGAAGATCCGGGCGTGGGCGGCCCGCAACAAGGTCGAGCTGTGTTTCACCCCGACTTACGCCTCTTGGGCCAATCCGATCGAGGCCCAGTTCGGGCCGCTGCGGACCTTCGTCATGGGCGCCTCGAACCACCCCAACCACACCGTCCTGGCCCGCGAGCTGCACGCCTACCTGCGTTGGCGCAACGCCAACGCCCGCCACCCCGACGTCCTCGCGGCCCAGCGCCGCGAACGAGCCCGGGTCCGCAGCGAACGCCAACAACGCTGGGGCCGACCCCGCGCCGCCGCATGA
- a CDS encoding PucR family transcriptional regulator — MTDAPLVLQALLRHPDWAAVSVLAVPGGGPDGVPVRGVLTVADLRAEVATAPDALLAVALSGDREDWHLDALLRRAAAAEAAAVLLPGGEPLRVASRLLAERVGLTVLGAPDPLAAAMAAARLLRESDQVVAALVATTAAVCSATGGGVDELVAALAAAWRRPVWLLDGAGDRLAGPEPGPADPGALLTRPVGTGRRPTVLAAAVPPGIPAELAAVRAALGVAAGAVGQRLAENRLAVERDARLRMSLLAELVQAEPDPGTRRRALDAGWQLDGWHVGIRIDVPDTVDPLAMRPEVLRAFGTAHLHALVVEQGRGWSAWTTFAEEPSATELHRHAAAARRAQWLLRSTLPSAMGVGRLYRDATGMARTLGEAGDAARLAATRSASGYFVHVDRLGLGQLLLAWTRTDTFLPAARSLLEPLRDQPGDLLATLTAYLDAESSLTETAAVLGVHRNTVATRMAKAQELLGVELTDPDERLALHLACRSVLFHS; from the coding sequence GTGACCGACGCTCCGCTCGTCCTCCAGGCGCTGCTGCGCCACCCCGACTGGGCCGCCGTCAGCGTGCTCGCCGTCCCCGGCGGCGGGCCGGACGGGGTGCCCGTCCGGGGCGTGCTCACCGTCGCCGACCTCCGGGCGGAAGTGGCCACGGCCCCCGACGCCCTGCTCGCCGTCGCGCTGTCCGGCGACCGGGAGGACTGGCACCTGGACGCGCTGCTGCGCCGGGCCGCCGCGGCGGAGGCGGCGGCGGTGTTGCTCCCCGGCGGGGAACCGCTGCGGGTGGCGAGCCGGCTGCTCGCCGAGCGGGTGGGGCTCACGGTGCTCGGCGCCCCGGACCCGCTCGCCGCCGCGATGGCCGCCGCGCGCCTGCTGCGCGAGTCCGACCAGGTGGTGGCCGCGCTCGTCGCGACCACAGCCGCGGTGTGCTCGGCCACCGGCGGCGGCGTCGACGAGCTGGTGGCCGCGCTGGCCGCGGCGTGGCGCCGCCCGGTGTGGCTGCTCGACGGCGCGGGCGACCGGCTGGCCGGGCCCGAACCGGGCCCCGCCGACCCGGGCGCCCTGCTCACCCGCCCCGTCGGTACGGGACGCAGGCCCACGGTGCTGGCGGCCGCCGTCCCGCCGGGGATCCCCGCGGAACTGGCCGCCGTGCGCGCCGCGCTGGGGGTGGCGGCGGGCGCGGTCGGGCAGCGACTGGCCGAGAACCGGCTCGCCGTCGAGCGGGACGCCCGGCTACGAATGTCGCTGCTGGCCGAGCTCGTGCAGGCCGAGCCGGACCCGGGCACGCGCCGTCGTGCTCTCGACGCCGGCTGGCAGCTGGACGGCTGGCACGTCGGCATCCGCATCGACGTCCCGGACACCGTCGACCCGCTGGCGATGCGTCCCGAGGTGCTGCGCGCGTTCGGGACGGCGCACCTGCACGCGCTGGTCGTCGAGCAGGGTCGCGGGTGGAGCGCCTGGACGACGTTCGCCGAGGAGCCGTCGGCCACCGAGCTGCACCGCCACGCCGCCGCGGCCCGCCGCGCGCAGTGGCTGCTGCGATCCACCCTGCCCAGCGCCATGGGCGTCGGCCGGCTGTACCGCGACGCCACCGGCATGGCCCGCACCCTCGGGGAGGCGGGCGACGCCGCCCGCCTGGCGGCCACCCGCTCCGCGAGCGGTTACTTCGTGCACGTTGACCGGCTCGGGCTCGGCCAGCTCCTGCTCGCCTGGACCCGCACCGACACGTTCCTCCCTGCCGCCCGCTCCCTGCTCGAACCGCTGCGGGACCAGCCCGGCGACCTGCTCGCGACCCTCACCGCCTACCTCGACGCCGAGTCCTCGCTCACCGAGACCGCCGCGGTGCTGGGGGTCCACCGCAACACCGTCGCCACCCGCATGGCCAAGGCGCAGGAGCTGCTCGGCGTGGAGCTCACCGATCCCGACGAACGGCTCGCCCTGCACCTGGCCTGCCGCAGCGTGCTGTTCCACAGCTAG
- a CDS encoding DUF917 domain-containing protein, whose translation MAGVRLGTADVDPLVVGLQLLGSGGGGDPLPFRHGLRRALAAGGVELHDPADLGDAPVVAVGMLGATRVFAEKLPSGQEITRAVRALSRWTGVTPAALMPYEAAGLNGALAVVAAGELGLPLVDADLMGRALPRLDQLTRAVAGGTLTPYALAEASGQIVLVDDADPVALERVARTVVAQGGGWAGGALAPVPARLLATDSCAGTLARALGLGRAHAGLVRPSPAEVAEALGGRVLAAGRTVEIARHPSSTFGRAGVTVVDDGGGVLRVEAENEYLLAILDGEPVASCPDLLCLLDRRTAAPIPVDGLRMGDDVLAVALPGPPWWRAAPERLRHVDPRAFGLDCDAVLLPDPVRGAS comes from the coding sequence ATGGCGGGTGTCCGGCTCGGAACCGCCGACGTCGACCCGCTCGTCGTCGGGCTCCAGCTGCTCGGCTCGGGCGGGGGTGGCGACCCGCTGCCGTTCCGCCACGGGCTACGCCGCGCGCTCGCGGCGGGCGGTGTGGAGCTGCACGACCCCGCCGATCTCGGCGACGCTCCGGTCGTCGCGGTCGGGATGCTCGGCGCCACCAGGGTGTTCGCCGAGAAGCTGCCGAGCGGGCAGGAGATCACGCGGGCCGTGCGGGCCCTGTCCCGCTGGACCGGCGTCACGCCCGCCGCGCTGATGCCCTACGAGGCGGCCGGCCTGAACGGCGCGCTCGCCGTGGTGGCGGCGGGCGAGCTCGGGCTCCCGTTGGTCGACGCCGACCTCATGGGTCGCGCCCTCCCCCGCCTGGACCAGCTCACCCGCGCCGTCGCAGGCGGGACGCTCACCCCGTACGCGCTGGCCGAGGCGAGCGGTCAGATCGTGCTCGTCGACGACGCCGACCCGGTCGCGCTGGAGCGGGTGGCCCGCACGGTGGTGGCCCAGGGCGGCGGGTGGGCCGGCGGAGCGCTGGCGCCGGTGCCGGCCCGGCTCCTCGCCACCGACTCCTGCGCCGGCACCCTCGCCAGGGCGCTCGGGTTGGGACGCGCGCACGCGGGGCTCGTCCGGCCCAGCCCGGCCGAGGTGGCCGAGGCGCTCGGCGGCCGGGTGCTCGCCGCAGGCCGCACCGTGGAGATCGCGCGGCATCCCTCCTCCACCTTCGGCCGGGCGGGCGTCACGGTCGTCGACGACGGCGGCGGTGTGCTGCGCGTCGAGGCGGAGAACGAGTACCTGCTCGCGATCCTCGACGGCGAGCCGGTCGCGAGCTGCCCGGACCTGCTGTGCCTGCTCGACCGGCGCACCGCGGCCCCGATCCCGGTGGACGGGCTGCGCATGGGCGACGACGTCCTCGCCGTGGCGCTGCCGGGCCCGCCCTGGTGGCGCGCCGCCCCGGAGCGGCTGCGGCACGTCGACCCGCGCGCGTTCGGGCTCGACTGCGACGCCGTGCTGCTCCCCGACCCGGTCCGGGGCGCGTCGTGA
- a CDS encoding DUF917 domain-containing protein: MTWQLRPEDLPDLARGAALLGTGGGGDPHIGRLMVEAAMREYGAVTVLDPDEVADGAFVVPTAMMGAPTVMVEKIPRGDEAVRALRTLETHLGRQADATMPIECGGINSMIPLVVAATAGLPVVDADGMGRAFPELQMETFGVYGVPGSPMVVSGDHGETVTIDTGPDNERMEWLARGAAIRMGGAALIAEYAMSGADVKRTAIPRTLSLGLAVGRALREAREQLRDPISALTEVLAPTLYSHLRVLFAGKVADVERRTVDGFARGKARFVSFDGTSTLRTEFQNETLIAEVDGVVRCIVPDLICVLEAESGEPITTETLRYGQRVVVIGISTPEIMRTPEALAVFGPSCFGLTEEFRPVEDTVPVP, from the coding sequence ATGACGTGGCAACTGAGGCCGGAGGACCTGCCCGACCTCGCCCGCGGCGCTGCGCTGCTGGGCACCGGTGGCGGCGGCGACCCGCACATCGGCCGGCTGATGGTCGAGGCCGCCATGCGCGAGTACGGCGCGGTGACCGTGCTCGACCCCGACGAGGTCGCCGACGGCGCGTTCGTGGTCCCCACCGCGATGATGGGCGCACCGACCGTGATGGTGGAGAAGATCCCCCGCGGCGACGAGGCGGTCCGCGCCCTCCGCACACTCGAGACGCACCTCGGCCGGCAGGCCGACGCCACGATGCCGATCGAGTGCGGCGGGATCAACTCGATGATCCCCCTGGTGGTCGCCGCCACCGCGGGCCTGCCCGTCGTGGACGCGGACGGGATGGGCCGGGCGTTCCCCGAGCTGCAGATGGAGACGTTCGGCGTGTACGGGGTGCCCGGGTCGCCGATGGTGGTCTCCGGCGACCACGGCGAGACCGTCACCATCGACACCGGCCCGGACAACGAGCGGATGGAGTGGCTCGCGCGCGGCGCGGCCATCCGGATGGGCGGTGCGGCGCTCATCGCGGAGTACGCGATGTCCGGAGCCGACGTCAAGCGCACCGCGATCCCCCGCACGCTCTCCCTCGGCCTCGCGGTCGGGAGGGCGCTGCGGGAGGCCCGCGAGCAGCTGCGCGATCCGATCTCGGCGCTCACCGAGGTGCTGGCCCCCACCCTGTACTCGCACCTGCGCGTGCTGTTCGCGGGCAAGGTCGCCGACGTCGAGCGGCGCACGGTCGACGGGTTCGCACGCGGCAAGGCCCGGTTCGTCTCCTTCGACGGGACCTCGACCCTGCGCACCGAGTTCCAGAACGAGACGCTGATCGCCGAGGTCGACGGCGTGGTGCGGTGCATCGTCCCGGACCTGATCTGCGTGCTGGAGGCCGAGTCGGGCGAGCCGATCACCACGGAGACGCTGCGGTACGGCCAGCGGGTCGTCGTGATCGGCATCTCGACGCCGGAGATCATGCGCACGCCGGAGGCCCTCGCCGTCTTCGGGCCGTCCTGCTTCGGGCTCACCGAGGAGTTCCGCCCCGTCGAGGACACCGTTCCGGTTCCCTGA
- a CDS encoding DUF917 domain-containing protein, whose translation MTGVITDRLTTIGADDLEALARGAAVLGTGGGGDPYIGRLLAAQALREHGPVRLVHPADLPDGAVVFPVAMMGAPTVMVEKTPSTERIGAAVAALAEFLGVTPTHIACIEAGGVNSTFPLVAAAQLGLPVVDGDGMGRAFPELQMVLPTLSGIPCTPMSIADEKGNIGVLNTVDNHAAEALARSLTITMGCAAIISNYVMSGAQARESLVPGTLSLCTRIGRRLDRVRAEHGDAVAAVADELGGRVLHAGKVSDVARRTLTGFARGTAIISGTAPMADPASRSAAGDLTLEFQNEHLMAVRHGIVEVTTPDLIVVLDTDTGEPVTTEALRFGHRVTVVAAPTDERWHSPGGIALVGPRYFGYDTDPVRFDARERP comes from the coding sequence GTGACGGGGGTGATCACCGATCGGCTCACCACGATCGGCGCGGACGATCTCGAAGCACTCGCCCGCGGCGCCGCCGTGCTCGGCACCGGGGGCGGTGGCGACCCCTACATCGGGCGGCTGCTCGCGGCGCAGGCGCTGCGCGAGCACGGGCCCGTCCGGCTCGTCCACCCCGCCGACCTGCCCGACGGCGCCGTCGTCTTCCCGGTCGCGATGATGGGCGCGCCCACCGTGATGGTCGAGAAGACCCCGTCGACGGAACGGATCGGGGCCGCGGTCGCCGCGCTGGCGGAGTTCCTCGGCGTCACCCCGACGCACATCGCCTGCATCGAGGCCGGCGGCGTCAACTCCACGTTCCCGCTGGTGGCGGCCGCACAGCTGGGCCTACCGGTCGTCGACGGCGACGGGATGGGCCGCGCGTTCCCGGAGCTGCAGATGGTGCTGCCGACGCTGTCGGGCATCCCCTGCACCCCCATGTCGATCGCCGACGAGAAGGGCAACATCGGCGTCCTGAACACGGTGGACAACCACGCGGCCGAGGCGCTCGCCCGCTCCCTCACGATCACGATGGGCTGCGCGGCGATCATCTCCAACTACGTGATGAGCGGCGCCCAGGCCCGCGAATCCCTCGTGCCCGGCACCCTGAGCCTCTGCACCCGGATCGGCCGCCGGCTCGACCGGGTGCGCGCCGAGCACGGCGACGCCGTGGCCGCGGTGGCCGACGAGCTGGGCGGGCGGGTGCTGCACGCCGGCAAGGTCAGCGACGTCGCCCGCCGGACCCTCACGGGCTTCGCTCGCGGCACGGCGATCATCTCCGGTACCGCGCCGATGGCCGACCCTGCGAGCAGGTCGGCTGCGGGCGACCTCACGCTGGAGTTCCAGAACGAGCACCTGATGGCGGTGCGCCACGGCATCGTCGAGGTGACGACGCCGGACCTGATCGTCGTGCTCGACACCGACACCGGCGAGCCCGTCACCACCGAGGCGCTGCGCTTCGGCCACCGCGTCACCGTGGTGGCCGCCCCGACCGACGAGCGCTGGCACTCCCCCGGCGGGATCGCCCTGGTCGGCCCGCGCTACTTCGGCTACGACACCGACCCCGTCCGCTTCGACGCCCGGGAGCGCCCATGA